Proteins from one Desulfonema limicola genomic window:
- a CDS encoding FmdB family zinc ribbon protein, which yields MPFYEFECPKGTITEQLVKMGTEEIKCPDCGEKAKKIMSVCRFELKGGGWYADGYASKKS from the coding sequence TGCCCCAAAGGAACAATTACAGAACAACTGGTAAAAATGGGAACAGAAGAAATAAAATGCCCTGACTGCGGTGAAAAAGCAAAAAAAATAATGTCTGTCTGCAGATTTGAATTAAAAGGCGGCGGATGGTATGCTGACGGATATGCTTCAAAAAAAAGCTGA